CGAGTGCAAAAGTGGGTTTCGCAATCCGGTGTACCACTTGTAGTAGGGGCGCTTCACTGGGATGAGGCCCAGGAGGGTGAGAGCGCGGGAAGACGTTTTAATGTGTATAATTCGGTTTTTCTGGTTGAACCGGATGAAGCAGAGCTAATACCCTATCATAAGATCAAACTGGTGCCTTTTAGCGAAGCTATGCCATTTGAGGCGAATTTCCCTATTCTTTCCAGAGTTAATCTGGGGGGGGCTGGTTTCAAAAGAGGGAAGGAGGAAACCATATTCCACATTGATGACAGGATAAATGGAGCTCCTTTTATTTGCTATGAAATTATTTATCCCGGCTTTGTACGAAACAGACTTGATGAAACGACTAATATGCTCATTAATGTCACCAATGACGGGTGGTTTGGACGTTCTTCCGGACCCTTTCAGCACGCTTCAATGGCACAGATGCGTTCAATTGAAAATGGTATATCTTTAGCCAGATCTGCTAACTCCGGCATCAGTATGAATGTCGATCCACACGGGCGTATCCTTCAGAAAAGCCCATTGTATGAAAGAGTTATTCTAACGGGCAATCTGCCTCTAAAGCGACTACCTACACTCTATTCCCGCTTTGGAGATTGGGTTGTGGTCTTTTCTTTTCTGTTAGTTGTATCGGGTGTTCTTGGCATTTTTTATACCAAAGTTAGAAGTAAAAATAGCAGTGAAGATTGTAGAGACCTCAAAAAACCTCATAACCGAAAAAAAACCAGCGAAAATCGAGTTGTCAGATAGCGTACGCTTCAAAACCGTAACATGGCTATTATGGCCTGAACAGGTCCAATCTCACTCTCTAAACTAGTAAAAATGGTGTTTTTCTGCCGTAGGGCTCCTATTCACATTATAAAAAGAAGAAACTATTATTTATATTATTCCATTATTCTGAGAGTGATAGAGTTAGAGATTTGATAAAAAATGTCCTACAAAAATTGGAGGAGTCCGTTCGATGTTAGATATCCAGCGCATAAGAGAGAACCCTGAACAGATAGCGCAGGCTGCAGTAAGAAAGAAAGACCCTGTAGATATACCTGCAATTATTGAGCTCGATAACAGGCGCCGGGAAGTTATTGGGGAAGTAGAACGTCTTAAAAGCTTACGAAACACTCGTTCACAGGAGATATCAGCACTGAAGAAGCAGAAAAAAGACGCATCTTCATTGATTGCAGAGATGAAGGAAGTCTCTGAAACGATAAAGAAAATGGATGAATCGCTTTCAGAAATTAACGACGAGCTTCATCAGTTGCTTATCCGTGTTCCCAATGTGCCTCAGGATTCCGTTCCGAAGGGGAAAAGCGAGGAGGACAATGTTGTTGTGTCTGAGTGGGGAGAGAGTGGTGAGTATGATTTTAAGCTCAAAGATCACCTGGAACTTGGCACATCACTCGACATTATTGATTTCACCAGGGGGGCTAAAGTTACGGGGGCAGGATTTCCGGTTCTTAAAGGTGCGGGGGCGATGCTTGAGCGTGCTCTGTTAAACTTTTTCCTCGATACACATGCAGCAGAAAATGGATATCATGAGATTTTTCCGCCTTTTTTGGCAAATAGGGAGAGCCATTTTGGTGTTGGGCAGCTTCCAAAAAACGAAGAGCAGATGTACTATATTGGAGCAGATGACCTTTTCTGTATTCCCACCGCAGAAGTTCCGGTAACAAATCTTCACAGAGCTGAAATACTTAGTCCTTCTCAGCTTCCCATTAAATACTGTGCCTACAGCGCATGTTTCAGACGGGAGGCGGGTTCTTACGGTAAGGACACGAAAGGGTATCTCCGTGTTCATCAGTTTAATAAAGTTGAGTTGGTAAAGATTGTTGAACCGCAAAAATCTGCCGTTGAGCATGAGGCGCTTCGCAAAGATGCAGAAATGATACTTCAGAAACTTGGCTTAAAATACAGAGTCCTTGAGCTTTGTGATGCTGATCTGTCTTTTGCCGGCGCTAAGTGTTATGATCTGGAGGTGTGGGCTCCTGCAGAAGGAAAATTCCTGGAAGTGTCTTCATGTAGCAATTTTGAAGATTTTCAGGCCAGAAGAATGAATATTCGCTACAGACCTGAAGGTGAAAAGCGACCAGCATTTGTACATACTATAAATGGTAGTGGGCTTGCGACTGCAAGAATAATTGTGGCATTGCTTGAGACATATCAAACCAAAGAAGGTTCTGTTCGTATCCCACCCGTACTCCAGCCTTATATGCGTGGGTTGACTGAAATTACCTCCTGAATAAATTTCGGGTGAAAATGGAGACTCTATGTCTACATCAAGAAAAAAAATTTTATGGGTAGATGATGAGATTGAGTTTTTCAGAGCTCATATTAGCTATCTTGAAACTCGTGGGTACTATGTTATTCCGGCATTCAATGGAGACGATGCGATTGAAAAAATCAAAAATGATCCAGATTTTTTTGACATCGTTTTTATTGATAAATTGATGCCTGGTAAAGACGGACTTGCTACTCATTCAGAAATAAAAAAAATCTCATTCACCACACCTGTAGTATTGCTAATAAACAGGGCTACTGATAAAAAAGAAATAGCAAGGTCCTTAGAGACCAAAATTAGTGCTTTTGTTACAAAACCTGTCGGTTGTTCTCGGTTGTTATCAGTATTAAAAAACCTTTTCGACAAAAAAGAAACTGATACCAGGCATATTGTGGAAACGTTCTTAAGGGATTACACTCAAATTAAGAATTTGCTCTCGGCATCATCATTGGATTATGCGGGATATATTAAGCTGTACCAGTCTCTTAACAGGTGGAGTATTAAACTGGATAAGGTGGACAATGAGGAGCTGCGACAAATGCATGCAGGGCAGGTATCTGACTGTAATATGCATTTTAGTAACTTTGTATCAGAGCAGTATGTTCGTTGGGTCAGTGGGTGTTCCAAAAAACCACTCTTGTCAAATGATGTAATGAAGAAAGTTGTTGTTCCAAAGCTTATAAAAAAGCAACAGGTAATACTGATTGTTTTAAGTGGTATGAGAATGGATCAGTTTGTTTTGATGGAATCTTGGTTAAAGAAGGCCTTGTCCTATAAAAAAAGATACTTTTTCTCAGTTTTACCTTCTTCTTTTCAGTATTCACATCGTTCGCTTTTAAGCGGCCTGTTACCTGCTGAGCACTCTGCAGCCTGCATGGGTTCATCTGTTATGGATTCCCTTAAGCTGGGGTTAAAAAAACACTGCGATTGCGAACCGGCCGCAAAACATATTGATGCTTCCGGGAAGAATAATTACAGCAGTTTGATTTCGCAAGTGAATAGAGATACCCGGTCTTTTATTGTGATTACTTCTGATATTATGGAGCATCTTAAATCAAATAAAGGGACCTCAAAAACTTTTGAAGATGATTCTACACTTAGAGAACAAACCTGTGAATGGGTAGCACAGTCATCTATCGTTGATTTTATTAAAGGTATATCCAATGAAAGCAGAGAAGTAATACTAACCTCCGATCATGGACATGTTTATAGTACCAGGTGTACTGAAATCTATGGTACAGATGAACTACCGGAAAACAGGAGGTATTTTACCGGAGAACGGATAAGCTCAGATGAAAGGAATGCTTTGTATATTTCTGAACCTGAGCAGTATGCTCTTCCAAACACTTCACCTCAATGTAAATGGCTTATTGCCCGTGAAAACTTTTGTTTCACTAAACCTGGTAAGTTTGAGATGTCACTTCAGCAAAGCAGGTTCAGTTTTCAGCAAGGGGGTATTTCGATGGAGGAGATGATTATGCCATTATATATATGCAGCCCCAAATAGGGTGTGTAGTGAGACGTCAGTAGTACACCGTGATAAAAAGATTAAAAAGGTATAGGTAATGATCCTGCTTACAAAATCAATTATTGAAACACGAGCTATAGGTGAAAAGTTAGCGTTATATGCAACACCGGGAGATGTATTTTCTCTTGAAGGGGATCTTGGTTGTGGTAAGACTGAATTGGTCAGAGGTTTTGTACATGCTCTTTCACCCGACGCATATGTTCGCAGTCCTACCTTTTCTATAGTAAATACGTATGAAACTTCTAAGCTGCCGGTTTACCATTTTGATTTTTACAGGTTAGCAGATCCTTTTGAGCTTGATACCATAGGTTTTATGGAGTATGTTGATTCTGAAGGGGTGTGTTTGATAGAGTGGGGGAATATGTTTAAGGATTCACTTCCCTGTGAAGCAAAAACCATTCGTATCGAGGAATCCGGGGAGAATGAGCGTATATTAAAGAGTGATTTTGATTTTAACCTGGAGAACGTATCGTGAGTAGTGCTATATGTCAGGTGTACTATTTAACCGGAACAGGAAACAGCGTTCAAATTACCAAAAGACTTGAAGCTGAGCTTGGAGCTGAGATTAGGGGAATGGCTTCGTTTCAGTCAGAACAGAAAATCAGGGTTGAGTGCGATATGCTGGGGTTAGTAGTGCCGGTTTATTTCCTCGACATACCACATTTTGTAAAAGAGTTTGTTTCTAAGCTTGAGATTCATCCTGATACATTCGTTTTTTCAATAGTACACTGTGGGGCTCTTCCTGGCTTTTCACTCTCTACTCTACACAAAATGATAGAAAAAAATGGGGCAAAACTAAACTCTGCACATATTGTTTACATGCCTGATAACAGTATCGTTTTTTATACCAAAAAAGAAAAAATACACAAAATGCTTCAGGACTTCGATCACCGACTCAATGAAGTAATTGCTTCTCTGAGGGTGAAAAAGGAAAAGTCTGTAAAACGTGATACACCAACTTTCTTTTTACCTGAGATTACTAAATCAATATTCCATCTTTTTGGTGTAAACAAAAAAAGGGTACTAGCTCAGCAATGTATCAACTGTGGGTTATGTAAACGGCTATGCCCGGTAGAGTGTATCAGTTACACTGATGGGGAACCTGTGTGGAAAAAAGGATGTGTATACTGTTTTGCCTGTATTCATTGGTGTCCAAATCGTGCTATCAGATTTGGATCTTTGAAAATAACAGACAAGAGTGGTTACACAAATCCAAATTGCAGTGCAGAGGAGATTGAAGCTCAGAAGTTTGTTAGCTAAAATTAATATCCCTCAGCCTTTTCAGAGTTATTCGTCTTCCTTAAACAACTTCCCTTTATTATCAAGCAGCCATTTAGCATAATCCCGGTACACAGTATTTAAAAGTGTTTGGGTACTGTCTTTTGCTGGATCAATGTTTATGGCTTGTGAGAGCAGTTCTGAAAACCGGGATTTATCGTTGTTCTGCAGTGCAAATGATTTTGCACCAGTTACAAAGGTAGACGCCCTGTTGTTTGAAGAGTATTGAAGGGCTTTCTGGAAGTGATAGTTTGCTTTTTCTTTATCACCGCCAAGGGATGAAGGTGCGGATGCAAGGTAGATACTCAGCGCTTCATGAGCCGAACCGTTACCAAAATTACTTTTGAGCTCAACTGTTTTCTGTAGCATCGACAGAGGGCGTCTGGCTGTAAGACCCAGGGCAAAATCTCTTCTGTCTGCATTAACCGCTCCAAGCCACGCTGCGGATGCCCAATAAAGATAGGAGGTGTCGGCAAGAGAAACTCTGCTCAGCGCTGAATCGACTGACCCGCTTCGTATTTCAGCTTTTATTCCGGGATGAATCAGATCGAGCCCGTTTAAGATATAATCTCTGCCTCTGAGAAAGTGGCTTTTGGCTCGCTGGCGCAGCGCGTTAGCCTGTATGGGGTCGCTACTCATAGTGTCCGCCTGCATCATTAAGAAAACCTGTGCATTAAGAATAAACAATTTGCCGGTTGATAAGTGTAGCTGCGGGTTTTTGTTGTCCTGATTTAACAATATTTCATGAAACTTGATGGTGAATGGCAGGGCATCTCTAACCAATTGAGGATCATCATCACCAGTGAATACCGTTGATTCCTTTGCGAGATTATCGCTGATATTTCTAAGCATCATCTGGCGTGGGGAACAACCAAACATAAAAGCAATAAGCATAACAGAGATAAAAAAGATTATTTTCATGGCTCAAATCGTAATAAAAGGGTTAAAATTGCTGTTTTTAAGTAAAAAAATCTAAAGATCACTATAAAAATTACTTCAAGCCGTTTGAAAAAAACATATTTTATCGCCTTAGGATAAAAAGCGAATCTTTAATTTCACTTTTTGGGGAGGCATGCAGAATGGATCTTGATAAAGTTATAAGAAAAGTACCCGATTTTCCCAAACCAGGGATCCTTTTTTATGATGTTACAAGCATTTTTCTTGAACCTACAGCATTTAAGTATGTAGTAGACACTATGCTTGAGAGTTATAAGGATAAGCAGGTTGATGGTGTTATATCGATTGAGAGTCGGGGATTTCTTCTGGGGTCTTGTTTTGCATATACCAATAAAGTTCCTCTTGTGCTTGCACGCAAAAAAGGCAAACTGCCAGGGAAAACAATTTCACAAAGTTATCTTCTTGAATATGGCTCCGCAACTTTGGAGATACATGAAGCAGACCTTATACCTGGGAAAAATTGGTTAATAATCGATGATTTAATTGCCACTGGCGGAACGCTTGAAGCAGTGAGCTCGATGATAGAAACGGTTGGAGCGAATGTGGCGGGAATTTTCTCGATTATTGGGCTGCCGTTTCTTAACTACAAGGAAAAAATCGGAAAGTATCGCCCCAAAACACTTATTGAA
This portion of the Chitinispirillales bacterium ANBcel5 genome encodes:
- a CDS encoding TRAP transporter TatT component family protein encodes the protein MKIIFFISVMLIAFMFGCSPRQMMLRNISDNLAKESTVFTGDDDPQLVRDALPFTIKFHEILLNQDNKNPQLHLSTGKLFILNAQVFLMMQADTMSSDPIQANALRQRAKSHFLRGRDYILNGLDLIHPGIKAEIRSGSVDSALSRVSLADTSYLYWASAAWLGAVNADRRDFALGLTARRPLSMLQKTVELKSNFGNGSAHEALSIYLASAPSSLGGDKEKANYHFQKALQYSSNNRASTFVTGAKSFALQNNDKSRFSELLSQAINIDPAKDSTQTLLNTVYRDYAKWLLDNKGKLFKEDE
- the tsaE gene encoding tRNA (adenosine(37)-N6)-threonylcarbamoyltransferase complex ATPase subunit type 1 TsaE, with the protein product MILLTKSIIETRAIGEKLALYATPGDVFSLEGDLGCGKTELVRGFVHALSPDAYVRSPTFSIVNTYETSKLPVYHFDFYRLADPFELDTIGFMEYVDSEGVCLIEWGNMFKDSLPCEAKTIRIEESGENERILKSDFDFNLENVS
- the serS gene encoding serine--tRNA ligase produces the protein MLDIQRIRENPEQIAQAAVRKKDPVDIPAIIELDNRRREVIGEVERLKSLRNTRSQEISALKKQKKDASSLIAEMKEVSETIKKMDESLSEINDELHQLLIRVPNVPQDSVPKGKSEEDNVVVSEWGESGEYDFKLKDHLELGTSLDIIDFTRGAKVTGAGFPVLKGAGAMLERALLNFFLDTHAAENGYHEIFPPFLANRESHFGVGQLPKNEEQMYYIGADDLFCIPTAEVPVTNLHRAEILSPSQLPIKYCAYSACFRREAGSYGKDTKGYLRVHQFNKVELVKIVEPQKSAVEHEALRKDAEMILQKLGLKYRVLELCDADLSFAGAKCYDLEVWAPAEGKFLEVSSCSNFEDFQARRMNIRYRPEGEKRPAFVHTINGSGLATARIIVALLETYQTKEGSVRIPPVLQPYMRGLTEITS
- a CDS encoding adenine phosphoribosyltransferase: MDLDKVIRKVPDFPKPGILFYDVTSIFLEPTAFKYVVDTMLESYKDKQVDGVISIESRGFLLGSCFAYTNKVPLVLARKKGKLPGKTISQSYLLEYGSATLEIHEADLIPGKNWLIIDDLIATGGTLEAVSSMIETVGANVAGIFSIIGLPFLNYKEKIGKYRPKTLIEYNSEEC
- a CDS encoding response regulator, which codes for MSTSRKKILWVDDEIEFFRAHISYLETRGYYVIPAFNGDDAIEKIKNDPDFFDIVFIDKLMPGKDGLATHSEIKKISFTTPVVLLINRATDKKEIARSLETKISAFVTKPVGCSRLLSVLKNLFDKKETDTRHIVETFLRDYTQIKNLLSASSLDYAGYIKLYQSLNRWSIKLDKVDNEELRQMHAGQVSDCNMHFSNFVSEQYVRWVSGCSKKPLLSNDVMKKVVVPKLIKKQQVILIVLSGMRMDQFVLMESWLKKALSYKKRYFFSVLPSSFQYSHRSLLSGLLPAEHSAACMGSSVMDSLKLGLKKHCDCEPAAKHIDASGKNNYSSLISQVNRDTRSFIVITSDIMEHLKSNKGTSKTFEDDSTLREQTCEWVAQSSIVDFIKGISNESREVILTSDHGHVYSTRCTEIYGTDELPENRRYFTGERISSDERNALYISEPEQYALPNTSPQCKWLIARENFCFTKPGKFEMSLQQSRFSFQQGGISMEEMIMPLYICSPK
- a CDS encoding EFR1 family ferrodoxin (N-terminal region resembles flavodoxins. C-terminal ferrodoxin region binds two 4Fe-4S clusters.), coding for MSSAICQVYYLTGTGNSVQITKRLEAELGAEIRGMASFQSEQKIRVECDMLGLVVPVYFLDIPHFVKEFVSKLEIHPDTFVFSIVHCGALPGFSLSTLHKMIEKNGAKLNSAHIVYMPDNSIVFYTKKEKIHKMLQDFDHRLNEVIASLRVKKEKSVKRDTPTFFLPEITKSIFHLFGVNKKRVLAQQCINCGLCKRLCPVECISYTDGEPVWKKGCVYCFACIHWCPNRAIRFGSLKITDKSGYTNPNCSAEEIEAQKFVS